In the genome of Daucus carota subsp. sativus chromosome 9, DH1 v3.0, whole genome shotgun sequence, the window TATATTCCAGACTTCAAACTGGCATTTGAGCACTTCTGTATACATGCTGGAGGACGCGCTGTAATTGACGAGCTGCAGAACAGTCTGCAACTCTCCACAGAGAACGTCGAGGCCTCGAGGATGACACTACACCGGTTTGGAAACACATCATCAACGTCATTGTGGTACGAGCTTAGCTACATCGAGTCCAAGGGACGGATGAAAAAGGGCGACAGGGTTTGGCAAATAGCTTTCGGGAGTGGGTTTAAGTGCAACAGTGCTGTGTGGAGATGCAACAAAACTGTCGAAACACCGATAGATGGACCATGGCGTGATTGCATCCAGAACTACCCTGTTCATGTTCCTCAGGTGGTAAAACTGGGCTGATAGTATTTCAACCTCCCTAACTATAAGCTAAATAAAAGCATGTCTTATTCTGCAGTGTCCTAGCTCTAAAACTTATGTAGCAAGCTCTTTATGTTTGTATTGATTGTACTGACTTAAGTCATCTCTTGTTAGAGAATAAATAGATGAATAACAAAATATCAGGAAATGTGTCAGTGCATAATTTTAAGCAGCAGCACTTAGCTCGGAACATCAAAGATCAAGCTGCACAAGGGTTCCGGGGTACAAGTGAGAAGAGGGGAGCCGGCATGTTGCAAGGATCAACGAAATTTACTACgcattttatatcaaactgtcCATCATTCTCGCCAAAAAATTTCAAGCAGACTATCCGATATCCATGGGAACTTATTTTAGCCACTAGAATCactaaaatcttgaaaaatatgTAACAGAAAACTTAATGAAATCCTAATTAGCAGATTGGTGAGTCACATGGATAATAAGAAAGAACTAGAATTGAAGAttataaagaaatataaaaaaattgtagcaAACACATAATCAATTGGTTAATTTTTTCAttactaattttcaaaatttaacgTAATGATATCTAGTAATTATAGCGACTTAAATGAGTTCCGTAAAAATCACATAGTCACTATAGTTTTTATTACAATGATGGGCACTTTGATATAATACCCAATTTACTGCTTACTtctgaatatatttaaattaatatatacatttttttgaaTGTGTTTTTAGAACAATGTTGCCTGTACCAATGTAACGGCTACGACTGGAACAAGTTGAACTTGAGTACACATTAAGCCTGAATAAGGTTTAGATTCTTAAACTGGGCAAAGCTTGATAACATTATAATTCTGCTTGAAGTTTTGGGAACATGTTCGACTATACAGAACAGACAAGAAGCGATAAGTAGGTTTGTGAGGTTGCTCGACTTGGATTTGATATGAAATGCAATTGTACTGCTTAGACAAATACATTGCAATTGCATGACATTCATTCGAAATGTGTCGATTAACACCACAGCTACCATCAACATCACTACAGGATCTAGTTTTGGACTTCTGGTATAGTACAGGAACGATGTCTAGACTACTTTTTGTGGGTTCTGAAGACACCTAGATAATGCAAAACAAACAGTAGGAAACAGATAGCTAATTGCATTATATTAGGATCAGCGACGGGTAGAGCCTCGGCTGTCATACACTCCCCAAGATCCACCACCATAGACATCACCATATGCACCACTTGCGTACCTTGTGTCACCACCAGCATACCTTGTGTCAGGGCTTCCATTCAATATTCCATAACCTCCAGCACCTTGCAAGATTTGCCAGAGATTTGAGACAAGggcaaaaaaatagaaaatgacCTTACCCCTAGCAAACAAACAAGAGAGAAAAAGTGTAGGGGCAGGAACTGACCTCTACCTCTCCGATCTAAACTCAGTTGCTCAGCTCGCAGCTTCTCCACCTCCCGAGCCATAGTAATAAGGTTTTTCTCCATTAACTGCTTTTGTTCCGATTGCTCTTCATTTGCTTTCTTCTCGAATTCAATAGCTCTCCTACAAGAGTTGTGGTAATATCAGGGAAGCAGAATAGTAAGATAAAAGCACACTAGTACAGATTTTATTTTGCTATGGTCCTACAACAGGTAGCAACTCCCTTGCAAAATTAAAGAGCATGACTCATAGAAACTTTTCCAGAGGGCTACAATTTTAAAGTACAACTTCCAACCTGGCCTCGGTTAGTTCTTTACGCATTCCATCAATGTCATTCCTCATAGCAGATATCTGTTGATTCTCAGATGTAACTCTAGTAATGTCCTCTGTGAGATGTTGAACTTGTGTAACCATATCTCGTCGAACAGAGTTTAATTTCTGAGCTTCAGCTCTCAACTGCACCACCTCTGCCCTCAGTGGCTCGATATCGCGAAGCTCACTTTCTAGCTTTAATCCTCTTTCAATTAAGTCCTTGGTTTTAGCATCTTTTTCAGCATGTAGTTTATGTATCACCTGACCTAATCTATGCATCTCATCATTGACTGCAGCCAAATCCCTTTGCAGGATAATGTTTTCATCCATGACATGCCTATTTTCTGAAAGAAGTCTTTGAATATCTCTATGTTGGTATTCGATTTCCTCCTCCAGAGCAGCAGGGTGAGGTGGTAGGGGTCCTGGTCCCCGATGCATGAGAACTCGTGGATCATCACGAGGACCTCGATAGGGTTCAGGGTGCCGAGGCATTCGGTATCTCCCTTCCATACTTCAAACACTGCAGTGAGGCCAATGAGCAAAAGCGTAATTGGTCTACATCTCAGGATAGGAATGTGGGATATGCCAACATAGACATTATCCTGTACTTTTAAACATTACTGCATCTATATGTTAACACTACCAACATATTTTAATGTAGTACTAGACACACATATATTCAGGTCACATAAATTCTTCATAGCCATTAGCCACATCAAATTTAATTCTAGAATGAGACTAATGAACTCTTCATCAAATAAAGTTTGACAGGATGCAGATATTGAAATAGGGGCAGTATTAACTAGGGGTAGGAAACTGATTAGTCGGGGTTTTAATAATGTCATGCATTACATCAGGAAAAAGATTTACTTGCATAAGCCCATAAGGTAGCAGGTAGTGTTTCTACAGCCTCGCTGAGACTCATCTTCTTGGTGGCTGGTGCTAGTCACTATATAAGAAGAACCATGCCATGTACATGTTTCTCACAACAGATGCCCTTCAAAGTAAAAAAGGAAGGGCATCGTTGAAGGCAACGATGCAGGATGAAATGGCCTGCTCTATTAGTGTTTTCTCCCTACTTCTAGGGTGATGCTCATACCTGCATGTAGGCATCCAACTCAACCAGGGTGTCGATATTAGATCTCGCCTCTCGCCTTCCGGTCATAAAAACGTTGCAGGTGCACTATTCTTTGGCGAAAATTGTAACTCGCTATCAGTAGGAAAGCTAATACTGCTGCATGAAGATCCTAAACTGTTTTTCTTACACCTAAagttaaattatgaaattaatatGTAAGGCTTAATCATCTTTTGGCCCTTAAAGTTTATGACTGTGTAGTGTGTACCCATCAAGCCCTAAAGTTTAAACCCGTACCTTTTAGCCCCCAAGGTACGGGATATATACCTATTGACTCTTATACCAGACCCGTATTATGGTATATATCGGAGGGACAAAAGAGATAATTGATTTTTTCTttccaaaacaaaaaaaaatgtgacAACAAGGAATAAAAAAGACAATAAACTTTGGTTTAGAGGGAAATCATGAAGGCAGTTGTCTTTTTTGTCCCACCGATATATACCGTTATACATCTTTATTGCGGTATAAGGATCAAAAGGAATATATCTCGTACCTTGAGGGATCAAGACACGGTCATAAACTTTAAGGGCCAAACGATCATTAAGCCCATATGTAACAAGTAAAACATATTTGCTAGCAATTCTTTTTACGAGAAAAAGAAAGATCAAAGGGCCTTGATATTccgattatttaattaaatgattgCAAGAATCTCTACTACATGCCTTACATCCGTTGGCTTGAAGTCCTAAGATCCACATTTTAGGAAGATGGCGACATCCTTCGTCACATCCCCGACCTTCAGGTAGAAATTT includes:
- the LOC108202965 gene encoding protein FLX-like 3 isoform X1 codes for the protein MEGRYRMPRHPEPYRGPRDDPRVLMHRGPGPLPPHPAALEEEIEYQHRDIQRLLSENRHVMDENIILQRDLAAVNDEMHRLGQVIHKLHAEKDAKTKDLIERGLKLESELRDIEPLRAEVVQLRAEAQKLNSVRRDMVTQVQHLTEDITRVTSENQQISAMRNDIDGMRKELTEARRAIEFEKKANEEQSEQKQLMEKNLITMAREVEKLRAEQLSLDRRGRGAGGYGILNGSPDTRYAGGDTRYASGAYGDVYGGGSWGVYDSRGSTRR
- the LOC108202965 gene encoding protein FLX-like 3 isoform X2 yields the protein MEGRYRMPRHPEPYRGPRDDPRVLMHRGPGPLPPHPAALEEEIEYQHRDIQRLLSENRHVMDENIILQRDLAAVNDEMHRLGQVIHKLHAEKDAKTKDLIERGLKLESELRDIEPLRAEVVQLRAEAQKLNSVRRDMVTQVQHLTEDITRVTSENQQISAMRNDIDGMRKELTEARRAIEFEKKANEEQSEQKQLMEKNLITMAREVEKLRAEQLSLDRRGAGGYGILNGSPDTRYAGGDTRYASGAYGDVYGGGSWGVYDSRGSTRR